One genomic window of Camelina sativa cultivar DH55 chromosome 5, Cs, whole genome shotgun sequence includes the following:
- the LOC104787473 gene encoding probable purine permease 22: MEMTEASKQTTTHDHVQNPKPDQILSPRRSLQVKQKKWWVAVALCLFLVLLGDCLVILLLNFFYVQDRRGEDDNKHLQYKGTWMQALIQNAAFPILIPLFFIFPSPKPNHETNSTSFLSFRLILLYVSLGVLVAAHSKLYALGKLYAGYGFFLLISASQLIFTLIFTAIINRFKFTRWIVISILLTLVSYAFGSPQFAGEPVENEYFYSIRAWLTFSASVAFALSLCLAQLGFEKLLVKTKRYGNKKVFRMVLEMQICISFVASLVCFVGLFVSGEYKELKGDSMRFKKGETYYVLSLVGLALSWQAWAVGLIGLVLYVSGVFGNIVHMCASPLMALVVVLAFNFLEDEFSWPRIGALIGTVLALGFYFHTLHYRNKEKIVELNQSENNVEV; this comes from the exons ATGGAGATGACCGAAGCTTCCAAACAGACAACAACTCATG ACCATGTTCAGAATCCAAAACCAGACCAAATCTTGAGTCCAAGACGATCTTTGCAAGTAAAGCAAAAGAAATGGTGGGTCGCTGTTGCGTTATGTCTGTTCTTAGTTTTGCTAGGGGATTGTCTCGTTATTCTTCTCTTGAACTTCTTCTATGTTCAAGACCGTCGTGGAGAAGATGATAACAAACATCTACAGTACAAAGGAACATGGATGCAAGCTCTGATCCAAAACGCTGCGTTTCCAATCCTCATCcctctcttctttattttcccttcaccaaaaccaaaccatgaAACCAACAGTACTAGTTTCCTTTCCTTTCGTCTCATCTTGCTTTACGTCTCCCTTGGTGTTCTTGTTGCAGCTCACAGCAAATTATACGCACTCGGGAAGCTATACGCAGGCTATGGCTTCTTCTTGCTAATCTCCGCCTCCCAATTGATCTTTACCTTGATTTTCACAGCTATCATTAACCGTTTCAAGTTTACCAGATGGATCGTCATATCGATACTTCTCACTCTTGTGAGCTATGCTTTTGGTAGTCCTCAGTTTGCAGGAGAGCCGGTTGAAAACGAATATTTCTACAGCATCCGAGCTTGGTTAACTTTCTCTGCTTCAGTTGCTTTCGCGTTATCTCTCTGTTTGGCTCAACTCGGTTTCGAGAAACTGTTGGTGAAGACAAAGAGATATGGCAACAAGAAAGTGTTTAGAATGGTCTTAGAGATGCAAATATGTATCTCTTTTGTCGCCtcccttgtttgttttgtgggtTTGTTTGTAAGCGGTGAGTATAAGGAATTGAAAGGAGATAGCATGAGGTTTAAGAAAGGGGAAACATATTACGTTCTGAGTTTAGTTGGATTGGCTTTGTCGTGGCAGGCTTGGGCAGTCGGGCTGATAGGTCTGGTGCTTTATGTTTCGGGTGTTTTCGGTAATATTGTTCATATGTGTGCTTCACCACTTATGGCGTTGGTTGTTGTtttagcatttaattttttggaggATGAGTTTAGTTGGCCTAGAATTGGTGCTTTGATAGGAACAGTTTTGGCTTTAGGCTTTTACTTCCACACTTTGCACTACAGAAACAAGGAGAAGATAGTGGAACTAAACCAAAGTGAGAACAATGTTGAAGTTTAG